A stretch of the Arthrobacter sp. PAMC 25486 genome encodes the following:
- the hemB gene encoding porphobilinogen synthase — translation MSFPQHRPRRLRTTPAMRRLVSEYSVAPSDLILPVFIREDLTEPRPITSMPGVVQHTTSSLVLAARDAVALGLGGIMLFGIPAVRDAQGSAGTDPFGVLNKAIRDVRAAVGDELVIMSDLCLDEFTDHGHCGVLASDGSVDNDATLEIYAKMAVAQAAAGAHVVAPSGMMDGQIAVIREALDSAGYTSVSVLAYAAKYASAFYGPFREAVDSQLQGDRRTYQMDPGNRSEALHEVELDLAEGADIVMVKPAMSYLDILADVAAMSPVPVAAYQISGEYAMIEAAAANGWINRRAAIEESVLGIKRAGANMILTYWAAELAGWLREN, via the coding sequence ATGAGTTTCCCCCAGCACCGACCGCGCCGCCTGCGCACCACGCCCGCCATGCGCAGGCTTGTCAGCGAATATTCGGTGGCGCCGTCGGACCTGATTCTGCCGGTTTTCATCCGCGAGGACCTGACCGAGCCGCGCCCCATCACCTCAATGCCGGGCGTGGTGCAGCATACGACGTCGTCACTTGTGTTGGCGGCGCGGGATGCGGTTGCGCTGGGGCTGGGCGGCATCATGTTGTTTGGGATTCCGGCCGTGCGCGACGCCCAGGGCAGTGCCGGCACGGACCCGTTTGGCGTGCTGAACAAGGCGATTCGGGACGTTCGCGCCGCGGTGGGGGATGAGCTCGTCATCATGAGCGACCTCTGCCTCGACGAATTCACCGACCACGGGCACTGCGGTGTGCTGGCCTCGGACGGTTCAGTGGACAACGACGCCACGCTGGAAATTTACGCGAAGATGGCCGTGGCGCAGGCTGCGGCAGGCGCGCATGTTGTGGCGCCGTCGGGCATGATGGACGGGCAGATCGCCGTGATCCGCGAAGCCCTCGACTCCGCCGGCTACACGTCCGTTTCCGTGTTGGCCTACGCGGCCAAGTACGCGTCCGCGTTTTACGGCCCGTTCCGTGAAGCCGTGGATTCCCAGCTGCAGGGTGACCGCCGCACGTACCAAATGGATCCGGGCAACAGGAGCGAGGCGCTGCATGAAGTTGAGCTGGACCTGGCAGAAGGCGCCGACATTGTCATGGTCAAGCCGGCCATGAGCTACCTGGACATCCTGGCCGACGTGGCAGCCATGTCACCTGTGCCGGTTGCGGCGTACCAAATCTCCGGCGAGTACGCCATGATCGAGGCTGCTGCGGCGAACGGCTGGATCAACCGCCGGGCCGCCATCGAAGAGTCGGTGCTGGGCATTAAGCGCGCAGGGGCGAATATGATCCTCACCTACTGGGCGGCCGAACTGGCCGGCTGGCTGCGCGAAAACTAA
- the hemL gene encoding glutamate-1-semialdehyde 2,1-aminomutase: MTSSQELFDRAKTLMPGGVNSPVRAFGSVGGTPRFMVNAKGAYLTDADGRDYVDLVCSWGPALLGHAHPDVLAAVHAAVDHGLSFGASTPAESELAALVQGRVSGVERLRMVSTGTEATMTAVRLARGFTGRELIIKFAGCYHGHLDSLLAAAGSGLATLALPGSAGVTAATAAETLVLPYNDLAAVEAAFATHGDRIAAVITEAAPANMGVVTPGDGFNAGLSRITSAHGALLILDEVLTGFRVGAAGYWGLTGASEGWTPDLFTFGKVIGGGLPTAALGGRAEVMDYLAPLGPVYQAGTLSGNPVAMAAGVATLTAATSDVYATVDARSLELSAALSSALAAEGVDHSIQRAGNLFSVAFGTSAAGVRNYADAQAQEVFRYAPFFHSMLDSGVYLPPSVFEAWFLSAAHDDAAMNRIFGALPAAAKAAAAATA; encoded by the coding sequence ATGACCAGCTCGCAGGAACTTTTTGACCGCGCCAAGACGCTCATGCCCGGCGGGGTGAACTCGCCCGTGCGCGCCTTCGGCTCAGTGGGCGGCACACCGCGCTTCATGGTGAATGCCAAGGGCGCCTACCTGACCGACGCCGACGGCCGGGACTACGTCGACCTGGTCTGCTCCTGGGGTCCGGCCCTGCTGGGCCACGCACACCCCGACGTCCTCGCCGCCGTCCACGCCGCCGTGGACCACGGGCTGAGCTTTGGCGCCTCCACGCCGGCCGAAAGCGAACTTGCCGCCCTCGTGCAGGGGCGGGTGTCCGGCGTCGAACGCCTGCGCATGGTCTCCACCGGCACCGAGGCGACCATGACCGCCGTTCGCTTGGCCCGCGGCTTCACGGGGCGTGAGCTGATCATCAAGTTTGCCGGCTGCTACCACGGCCACCTCGATTCGCTGCTGGCCGCCGCCGGATCCGGCTTGGCCACCCTGGCGCTGCCCGGTTCCGCCGGCGTCACGGCCGCAACGGCCGCCGAAACACTGGTGCTGCCGTACAACGACCTCGCCGCCGTCGAGGCCGCCTTCGCCACGCACGGGGACCGGATCGCCGCCGTCATCACCGAGGCCGCACCCGCCAACATGGGCGTTGTCACCCCCGGAGACGGTTTCAATGCGGGGCTGTCACGCATCACCTCCGCCCACGGTGCTCTGCTGATCCTGGACGAGGTGCTGACCGGGTTCCGTGTAGGGGCGGCAGGCTATTGGGGTCTGACCGGTGCCTCCGAGGGCTGGACTCCGGACCTGTTTACCTTCGGCAAGGTCATCGGCGGTGGGCTTCCGACGGCGGCGCTCGGCGGCCGCGCTGAGGTCATGGACTATCTGGCCCCCCTGGGCCCGGTCTACCAGGCCGGAACGCTGTCCGGAAACCCGGTGGCCATGGCCGCCGGCGTTGCGACACTGACCGCCGCAACGTCTGACGTGTACGCCACGGTCGACGCCCGCTCGCTGGAACTTTCCGCCGCGCTCTCCTCGGCGTTGGCCGCCGAAGGAGTGGACCACTCCATCCAGCGTGCCGGTAACCTGTTCTCCGTTGCGTTCGGCACCTCTGCTGCCGGCGTGCGCAACTACGCCGACGCGCAGGCCCAGGAAGTCTTCCGGTACGCGCCGTTCTTCCACTCCATGCTGGACTCCGGCGTGTACCTGCCGCCGAGCGTGTTCGAGGCCTGGTTCCTGTCCGCGGCGCACGACGACGCCGCCATGAACCGCATCTTCGGCGCCCTGCCGGCAGCAGCAAAGGCAGCCGCTGCGGCAACCGCCTAA
- a CDS encoding ferrochelatase — protein sequence MTADLRAATPASPARYDAVLLASFGGPEGQDDVLPFLRNVTRGRGIPDERLEEVSHHYRANGGISPINAQNRALKAALEAELAARDIALPVLWGNRNWDPYIPAVLADAYDAGHRRLLMVTTSAYSSYSSCRQYREDIGMALTETGLDGKLAVDKVRQYFDHPGFVEPFIEGTAASLDRVRAALAAAGTPDAPVHVMFATHSIPIRDAEASGNSELELREFAENSAYVAQHLAAAEAIMARVDPSQEWSLVYQSRSGAPHVPWLEPDINDALAEKAAAGTKGVVVVPLGFVSDHMEVRWDLDTEAAETCAELGLAFDRAPTPGTHQKFVAGLVDLICERTIENHIAERPAMTKLGPWFDVCNPGCCANFRGEKPVIAETGSTVGLPAGAVAAAPVDSAPVDSVQGGS from the coding sequence ATGACCGCGGACCTTCGTGCAGCAACGCCTGCCAGCCCTGCCCGCTATGACGCGGTGCTGCTCGCCTCCTTCGGTGGGCCCGAGGGTCAGGATGATGTCCTGCCGTTCCTGCGCAACGTCACGCGCGGCCGCGGCATCCCTGACGAGCGCCTCGAAGAAGTTAGCCACCACTACCGCGCCAACGGGGGCATCAGCCCCATCAACGCCCAGAACCGCGCACTCAAAGCCGCCCTGGAGGCCGAACTGGCCGCCCGCGACATTGCGTTGCCCGTGCTGTGGGGGAACCGGAACTGGGATCCCTACATCCCCGCTGTTTTGGCGGATGCGTACGACGCCGGTCACCGCCGACTCTTGATGGTCACCACGAGCGCCTACTCCTCATACTCCAGCTGCCGCCAGTACCGCGAGGACATCGGCATGGCCTTGACCGAGACCGGCCTGGACGGAAAGCTGGCCGTGGACAAGGTGCGCCAGTACTTCGACCACCCCGGTTTTGTTGAGCCCTTTATCGAAGGCACGGCCGCCTCCCTGGACCGCGTCCGGGCTGCGCTGGCCGCCGCCGGCACCCCGGACGCCCCCGTGCACGTCATGTTTGCCACGCACTCCATCCCCATCCGGGATGCCGAGGCCTCGGGCAACTCCGAGCTGGAACTACGAGAATTCGCCGAGAATTCGGCCTACGTGGCGCAGCACCTGGCCGCAGCCGAGGCCATCATGGCCCGGGTCGACCCGTCGCAGGAATGGTCACTGGTTTACCAGTCCCGTTCGGGTGCTCCGCATGTGCCGTGGCTGGAGCCGGACATCAACGATGCCCTGGCCGAGAAGGCCGCTGCCGGCACCAAGGGCGTTGTTGTTGTCCCCTTGGGCTTTGTCAGCGACCACATGGAGGTCCGCTGGGACCTCGATACCGAAGCCGCAGAAACATGCGCCGAGCTGGGCCTGGCCTTCGACCGCGCCCCCACGCCCGGCACCCACCAAAAGTTTGTTGCCGGGCTGGTGGACCTGATCTGCGAACGCACCATTGAAAACCACATCGCCGAGCGCCCCGCCATGACGAAGCTCGGGCCCTGGTTTGATGTGTGCAACCCCGGCTGCTGCGCGAACTTCCGCGGCGAAAAACCGGTCATCGCCGAAACCGGCAGCACCGTCGGGCTGCCCGCGGGCGCAGTCGCTGCTGCCCCGGTCGATTCCGCCCCGGTCGATTCCGTGCAAGGTGGTTCTTAA
- the hemC gene encoding hydroxymethylbilane synthase — MAETMASVKIGTRGSKLALSQTQQITDQLRAVGGFAAEIVPIKTDGDILTGPLSQMGGTGVFAAELRAAILDGRVDVAVHSLKDLPTAAVPGLTLAAVPVRADARDALCSRDGLKLSELPVGATVGTGSPRRAAQLLAARPDLSIVDIRGNVDTRLARVPGLPGNPDADMVPGKVGDLDAVVLAAAGLTRIGRLDTVTEFLDTDVMLPAPGQGALALECRTADAELTGVLGQSLSAVDDHDTRLAVTAERALLARLEAGCSAPVGALGHRKGSMLHLETVVVSLDGKRSLRLKKATDGLTVVGATLLGIELAEELLAGGAADLADLAGPAQ; from the coding sequence ATGGCTGAAACAATGGCAAGTGTGAAAATTGGAACCCGCGGAAGCAAGCTGGCCCTGAGCCAGACCCAGCAAATTACCGACCAGCTGCGCGCAGTCGGCGGCTTTGCGGCCGAGATCGTGCCCATCAAGACCGACGGCGACATCCTCACGGGACCGCTGTCCCAAATGGGCGGCACCGGCGTGTTCGCCGCCGAACTCCGGGCAGCCATCCTGGACGGGCGCGTCGATGTGGCGGTGCACTCGCTGAAGGACCTGCCCACCGCGGCCGTCCCCGGCCTGACGCTGGCCGCCGTGCCAGTGCGGGCAGACGCCCGCGACGCACTGTGCTCCCGCGACGGGCTGAAACTCTCCGAGCTGCCCGTCGGAGCCACCGTCGGCACCGGCTCACCCCGCCGGGCGGCCCAGCTGCTAGCGGCCCGTCCCGACCTGTCGATTGTCGACATCCGCGGCAACGTCGACACCCGCCTGGCCCGGGTCCCCGGGTTGCCGGGCAACCCCGACGCGGACATGGTGCCCGGCAAGGTGGGCGACCTCGACGCCGTCGTGCTTGCCGCCGCCGGGCTGACCCGGATCGGCCGGCTCGACACCGTCACCGAATTCCTCGACACCGACGTCATGCTCCCGGCTCCCGGCCAAGGCGCACTTGCGCTGGAATGCCGCACCGCCGACGCCGAACTGACAGGTGTTTTGGGTCAGTCACTGTCCGCCGTTGACGATCACGATACCCGCCTCGCCGTCACCGCCGAACGGGCACTGCTCGCCCGTCTTGAGGCCGGTTGCAGCGCACCCGTTGGCGCCCTCGGGCACCGCAAGGGCTCCATGCTGCACCTGGAAACCGTTGTTGTTTCCCTGGATGGCAAGCGTTCACTGCGCCTGAAGAAGGCCACCGACGGCCTGACGGTTGTTGGCGCCACGTTGCTGGGCATCGAACTGGCCGAGGAACTTCTTGCCGGCGGCGCCGCAGACCTGGCGGATTTGGCCGGCCCCGCGCAATGA
- a CDS encoding uroporphyrinogen-III synthase, with protein sequence MTELGDGAATLAASSRPLAGLRVAVTRSVDRAGALISALQDAGADPVLVPLIDFEMSDNALLSAALRRLAAGEYRWLVISSITTVRALKQWCESAGTTLVDVIPSSTAVATIGPTSVAVLAAEGIHALLAPVDVQSAAGLVALWPDFSPADGGSNKVLLPQSNIAEPTLVNGLAAKGWTPEVVTAYKTVNYPAHDGLRLTASLELRAGGQSQELQEILTPAQAAGEIRAGAIHAVVLASGSAARRTAETMAPLPENCLLIAIGEPTRAEAERLGMNVAATAEHPTPEGIVAALTQAHTIFHTLDSQEPS encoded by the coding sequence ATGACCGAACTCGGTGACGGGGCCGCGACTTTGGCTGCGTCCTCTCGGCCGCTTGCGGGTTTGCGCGTTGCCGTGACCCGGAGTGTGGATCGGGCCGGGGCGCTGATTTCTGCTCTCCAGGATGCAGGGGCCGATCCTGTCCTGGTGCCGCTCATCGATTTCGAGATGTCAGATAATGCCCTCTTGAGCGCTGCCCTCCGGCGCCTGGCCGCGGGGGAGTACCGCTGGCTGGTGATCAGCTCCATCACAACAGTGCGGGCACTGAAGCAATGGTGTGAGTCGGCTGGGACCACGTTGGTGGACGTCATCCCGTCGTCGACAGCAGTGGCAACGATCGGGCCCACCTCCGTTGCGGTCCTGGCAGCGGAGGGGATCCACGCCCTGCTGGCGCCGGTGGACGTACAATCCGCCGCCGGGCTCGTCGCCTTGTGGCCGGACTTCAGCCCGGCCGACGGCGGCTCCAACAAGGTCCTGCTGCCGCAATCGAACATTGCAGAGCCGACCCTTGTGAATGGCCTGGCAGCGAAGGGCTGGACGCCGGAAGTCGTCACCGCCTACAAAACCGTCAACTACCCCGCGCACGATGGACTCCGACTGACCGCGAGTCTGGAACTGAGAGCCGGCGGCCAGTCGCAGGAGCTGCAGGAGATTCTCACCCCGGCCCAAGCGGCAGGCGAGATTCGCGCCGGGGCGATTCACGCCGTCGTACTTGCTTCGGGAAGCGCGGCGAGAAGGACGGCCGAAACGATGGCGCCACTGCCGGAAAACTGCCTCCTCATCGCCATCGGGGAGCCCACGAGGGCCGAGGCCGAACGGCTGGGAATGAACGTTGCCGCGACCGCCGAACACCCCACGCCCGAGGGGATTGTGGCCGCGCTGACCCAGGCCCACACCATTTTTCACACGCTAGATTCACAGGAGCCATCATGA
- the hemQ gene encoding hydrogen peroxide-dependent heme synthase: MSHTNAQSVTKTPAETPFTLWTVFKRTGSFAGGEGAVAAFETLVAELAAESITLRGSYDVSAMRNDADIMLWLVGADAEGLQRAVRSIRRTELFAATEIAWSAMGVHVEAEFAKSHAPAYMGPNAPKGWVCVYPFVRSYDWYILPAEERSRMLREHGMLGREYPQVQANTISAFALGDWEWLLGLEADNLIDLVDMMRSLRYSDARLHVREETPFYTGRRIDAAEVAEVLR; this comes from the coding sequence ATGAGCCACACAAACGCACAATCTGTCACTAAAACTCCTGCCGAGACGCCGTTCACCCTCTGGACCGTCTTCAAGCGCACCGGATCCTTCGCCGGCGGGGAAGGGGCGGTAGCGGCGTTTGAAACGCTGGTCGCCGAGCTGGCCGCCGAAAGCATCACCCTGCGCGGCAGCTACGACGTCTCGGCCATGCGCAACGATGCGGACATCATGCTCTGGCTCGTGGGCGCCGACGCCGAAGGCCTGCAGCGGGCCGTGCGCAGCATCCGCCGCACTGAACTGTTCGCGGCCACCGAGATCGCCTGGTCCGCCATGGGCGTGCACGTCGAGGCCGAGTTCGCCAAGAGTCATGCCCCGGCCTACATGGGCCCCAACGCGCCGAAGGGCTGGGTTTGCGTCTACCCGTTCGTGCGCTCCTACGACTGGTACATCCTGCCTGCCGAGGAGCGCTCCCGCATGCTGCGCGAACATGGCATGCTGGGCCGGGAATACCCGCAGGTGCAGGCCAACACCATCTCCGCGTTCGCCCTGGGCGACTGGGAATGGCTGCTGGGACTGGAGGCCGACAACCTCATCGACTTGGTCGACATGATGCGCAGCCTGCGCTACTCGGACGCCCGCCTGCACGTGCGCGAGGAAACACCGTTCTACACCGGGCGCCGTATCGACGCCGCCGAGGTTGCCGAGGTGCTCCGATGA